One genomic window of Dama dama isolate Ldn47 chromosome 7, ASM3311817v1, whole genome shotgun sequence includes the following:
- the SLC17A4 gene encoding probable small intestine urate exporter has translation MNMSIALPVMVNNTAPPSSPNASTERPPTDSQDNWNETLNESKAVAAVYDWSPEVQGIILSSLNYGSFLAPIPSSYMAEVFGTRYLSGTCMFITSVLALFTPLAADTGVTVLIVLRVIQGIVQVVLLTSQYSIWARWAPPQERSQLITIAVAGSVLGCFIIFIVGGYLCQTIGWPYVFYIFGGIGCVCSFLWFAVIYDDPVNHPFISTREKEYIVCSLAQEGSPPGWSLPSKAMIKSLPLWSILIFYFSDYWHFFVQTSYLPTFITSVFQANIRDSGILSALPFASACICVVPGGLLADFLLSRKILRLNTIRKLFTAIGVLLPAVLFTSVFWVRSSFSTAIAFLTISSAFKSFAQSGALVNFMDIAPRYSALLRALAQIFSYMAGAISPTVNGFLISQDPELGWRNVFLLSAAVGILGLIFYLIFGQAEVQDWAKCRHAPTSERTEFLNEDGKWRLTNFATVYQFDRREKYHRFRKHNA, from the exons ATGAACATGAGCATTGCCTTGCCAGTTATGGTGAACAACACAGCTCCGCCCAGTTCACCCAATGCCTCcacagaaaggccacccactgACTCCCAGGACAACTGGAATGAAACTCTGAACGAATCTAAGGCAGTG GCTGCTGTGTATGACTGGAGTCCTGAAGTTCAGGGGATCATCCTCAGCTCACTCAACTACGGCTCATTCTTGGCTCCAATTCCCAGTAGCTATATGGCTGAAGTATTTGGAACCAGGTACTTGTCTGGTACCTGCATGTTTATTACCTCAGTCCTGGCCCTCTTCACTCCACTAGCAGCTGATACTGGAGTGACTGTGCTCATTGTCCTACGGGTCATCCAAGGCATAGTCCAG GTTGTGTTATTAACAAGTCAGTATTCAATCTGGGCTAGATGGGCTCCACCACAAGAAAGGAGTCAACTCATCACCATTGCTGTAGCAG GGTCAGTGCTGGGCTGCTTCATCATCTTCATTGTCGGTGGTTACCTCTGCCAGACTATAGGATGGCCTTATGTCTTCTATATCTTTG gtggaatTGGCTGTGTCTGTTCTTTTCTCTGGTTTGCTGTCATTTATGATGACCCTGTGAATCATCCATTTATTAGCACTAGAGAGAAGGAATATATCGTCTGTTCACTGGCTCAAGAG GGTTCTCCACCAGGCTGGTCTCTTCCCAGTAAAGCTATGATCAAATCACTACCACTTTGGAGCATTCTCATCTTTTACTTCAGTGATTACTGGCATTTTTTTGTCCAGACATCATACTTACCAACATTCATCACCTCTGTATTTCAAGCTAACATCAGAGAT AGTGGGATACTGTCAGCCCTGCCGTTTGCTTCTGCCTGTATCTGTGTTGTCCCTGGAGGTCTACTGGCAGATTTTCTCCTCTCCAGAAAAATCCTCAGACTCAATACCATCAGGAAACTCTTCACTGCTATAG GGGTTCTCCTCCCAGCTGTGCTCTTCACATCTGTTTTCTGGGTTAGATCCAGCTTCAGCACCGCCATAGCCTTCTTGACAATCTCTTCTGCCTTCAAAAGCTTCGCCCAATCAGGAGCCCTTGTCAACTTCATGGATATTGCTCCTCG GTACAGTGCTTTACTCAGGGCACTAGCACAAATCTTTTCTTACATGGCAGGAGCCATCTCTCCCACGGTCAATGGATTTTTGATCAGTCAG GATCCAGAGCTTGGTTGGAGAAATGTCTTCTTGCTTTCAGCTGCTGTGGGCATACTAGGCCTGATTTTCTACCTCATTTTCGGCCAAGCAGAGGTGCAGGACTGGGCTAAATGCAGACATGCACCCACTTCTGAGCGAACTGA ATTCTTAAATGAAGATGGGAAGTGGAGATTGACCAACTTTGCAACAGTGTATCAGTTCGACCGCCGCGAGAAATACCACCGATTCCGGAAACACAATGCCTGA